One Thomasclavelia spiroformis DSM 1552 DNA window includes the following coding sequences:
- a CDS encoding zinc ribbon domain-containing protein gives MENNKICKNCGAKLLEEETVCPVCGAPVIKESDHKDNGYWKNKKIWIIFFILVVLTGLMGNYLSNHPIEVANKEATKNVEDVNIKINEQTNKFAQATNINNLAYSYVNKNGVYLAANGKLYVFDENLSSKEEVLDINLTDFSEDNDNYYFVDENNNYVRINKDTKEQNVLLKNVFYVHKIENMIYYQDDSDGETIHCFNLDDNSNIKINNEISYNLIVDSEKERIYYTNQDDVLVSLALDGSDRKEMATNTNMYTYDGECLYCITNDGLVKVDDSGKAELIYESNGLQLINIVDKTLVVQDSNTIYTMSLNGKKVKKLYTMDMTGEIIFEVVGDKVLILARGMGDSSITYEMISLDGKRQLLDTNDISDGIGFEI, from the coding sequence ATGGAAAATAATAAGATATGTAAAAATTGTGGAGCAAAGTTATTAGAAGAAGAAACTGTGTGTCCAGTTTGTGGGGCGCCAGTTATTAAAGAAAGTGATCACAAAGATAATGGTTATTGGAAAAATAAAAAAATATGGATTATCTTTTTTATATTAGTTGTGTTAACTGGATTAATGGGAAATTATTTATCTAATCATCCTATTGAGGTTGCCAATAAAGAAGCTACTAAAAATGTTGAAGATGTAAATATTAAAATTAACGAGCAAACAAATAAATTTGCTCAAGCAACTAATATTAATAATTTAGCATATAGTTATGTTAATAAAAATGGTGTTTATTTAGCTGCAAATGGTAAATTATATGTTTTTGATGAGAATTTGAGTTCTAAGGAAGAAGTTTTAGATATTAATTTGACTGATTTTAGTGAAGATAATGATAATTATTATTTTGTAGATGAAAATAATAATTATGTTAGAATTAATAAAGATACTAAGGAACAAAATGTTCTATTGAAGAATGTATTTTATGTTCATAAGATAGAAAATATGATTTATTATCAAGATGATAGTGATGGTGAAACTATCCATTGTTTTAACTTAGATGATAATAGTAATATCAAAATTAATAATGAAATTTCATATAATTTAATTGTTGATAGCGAAAAAGAAAGAATATATTATACTAACCAAGATGATGTATTAGTTTCTCTAGCGTTAGATGGTAGTGATCGAAAAGAAATGGCGACTAATACAAATATGTATACATATGATGGTGAGTGTTTATATTGTATTACTAATGATGGATTAGTAAAGGTTGATGATAGTGGAAAAGCTGAATTGATTTATGAAAGTAATGGATTACAATTAATTAATATTGTAGATAAGACACTTGTTGTTCAAGATAGTAATACAATTTATACAATGTCTTTAAATGGCAAAAAGGTTAAGAAGTTATATACAATGGATATGACAGGAGAAATAATTTTTGAAGTTGTTGGGGATAAGGTTTTGATATTAGCTCGTGGAATGGGTGATAGTAGTATTACTTATGAGATGATTAGTTTAGATGGTAAAAGGCAGTTATTAGATACTAATGATATATCTGATGGAATAGGTTTTGAAATTTAG
- a CDS encoding AEC family transporter — MVNFNNLIDLQIEIFVLMFIGYILAKLNIIIKESRKSLTDLVIFVILPANIIYSFMIEMNDKIIKSGFEILIVSIVIQLLCSFLGKYFFIKESPRKQSVLKYGTICSNAGFMGSPLIQGLYGLNGLLFASIYLIPQRIVMWSGGVACFTEAKGKDVIKKVITHPCIIAVFIGLVIMISQVSLPNCVVVSIETLSNCTMALSMIVIGGILSEIRLKDVISGLNIYYTIIRLLVIPILVLFGCTLFNVAPLVMAVSTVLAGMPAGSTTAILAEKYDGDSRLAVEIIFMSTAFSLITIPFLCILINMVVVR, encoded by the coding sequence GTGGTTAATTTTAATAATCTGATAGATTTGCAAATTGAAATATTTGTTTTAATGTTCATTGGTTATATATTAGCAAAATTAAATATTATTATTAAGGAAAGTAGAAAAAGTTTAACTGATTTAGTTATTTTTGTGATATTACCAGCAAATATTATTTATTCGTTTATGATAGAAATGAATGATAAAATTATTAAAAGTGGATTTGAAATTTTAATTGTTTCGATTGTAATTCAACTATTATGTTCGTTTTTGGGAAAGTATTTTTTTATTAAAGAATCTCCTAGAAAACAAAGTGTTTTGAAATATGGAACAATTTGTTCCAATGCTGGATTTATGGGTTCACCATTGATTCAAGGGTTATATGGATTAAATGGTTTATTGTTTGCATCAATTTATTTAATTCCCCAAAGAATTGTAATGTGGTCAGGTGGAGTTGCTTGTTTTACAGAAGCTAAAGGAAAAGATGTAATAAAGAAGGTTATTACACATCCATGCATTATTGCTGTTTTTATTGGGTTAGTGATTATGATTAGTCAGGTTTCATTACCTAATTGTGTGGTTGTTTCAATTGAGACTTTAAGTAATTGTACAATGGCTTTATCAATGATTGTAATTGGTGGAATTTTAAGTGAAATAAGATTAAAAGATGTAATTAGTGGATTAAATATTTATTATACAATTATACGTTTGTTAGTTATACCAATATTAGTTTTATTTGGATGTACTTTATTTAATGTAGCTCCATTAGTGATGGCAGTATCAACTGTACTAGCTGGAATGCCAGCAGGTAGTACAACGGCTATATTAGCTGAAAAATATGATGGTGATTCAAGATTGGCAGTTGAAATTATTTTTATGTCGACAGCATTTTCGTTAATTACAATTCCATTTTTATGTATACTTATAAATATGGTTGTTGTAAGATAA
- the map gene encoding type I methionyl aminopeptidase, translating to MNTNKNEFLELDKKLELLKQQGKKVPTKKMIKTTQQIEGIKKAAIVNSGLLDYIEKNIKAGMSTEQIDIMAKDYTKKHNAICADYQYCGYPKHICVSVNDVVCHGIPSDDQILQEGDIVNVDATTMVDGYFADASRMFMIGKVSKEAKQLVEDTKKALEIGISSIIPYQSCIGDIGSAIENFAKAHGYSVVKEFCGHGVGLALHEDPYVLHFNPHKPTEVIVPGMVFTIEPMLNLGSRHVFVDADDEWTVYTEDGSLSAQWEHTILITETGVEIISK from the coding sequence ATGAATACAAACAAAAATGAATTTCTTGAATTAGATAAAAAATTAGAACTATTAAAACAACAAGGTAAAAAAGTACCCACTAAAAAAATGATTAAAACCACTCAACAAATAGAAGGAATTAAAAAAGCAGCAATTGTAAACTCTGGTTTACTAGATTATATTGAAAAAAACATCAAAGCAGGAATGTCTACTGAACAAATTGATATTATGGCAAAAGATTATACAAAAAAACATAATGCCATTTGTGCAGACTATCAATACTGTGGTTACCCAAAGCATATATGTGTATCAGTTAATGACGTTGTATGCCATGGAATCCCCAGCGACGATCAAATATTACAAGAGGGAGATATTGTTAATGTTGATGCAACTACCATGGTTGATGGTTACTTTGCTGATGCTTCAAGAATGTTTATGATTGGCAAAGTTTCTAAAGAAGCTAAACAATTAGTCGAAGATACAAAAAAAGCTTTAGAAATTGGAATATCTTCGATCATTCCTTATCAAAGCTGTATTGGTGATATTGGTAGCGCTATTGAAAACTTCGCTAAAGCTCACGGTTACAGTGTTGTAAAAGAATTTTGTGGCCATGGAGTAGGCTTAGCATTACATGAAGATCCCTATGTTCTTCACTTTAATCCTCATAAACCAACTGAAGTTATTGTTCCTGGAATGGTATTTACAATTGAACCAATGTTAAATCTTGGTAGTAGACATGTTTTTGTTGATGCCGATGATGAATGGACGGTATATACTGAAGATGGAAGTCTTTCAGCACAATGGGAACATACTATATTAATTACTGAAACTGGCGTTGAAATTATATCAAAATAG
- a CDS encoding metallophosphoesterase produces the protein MYLYMGLIAIIPGIIYFTFFITRFLRNILGIHTNLLYSIVIGIIVAIISFPAMNTLELYGVVYYHLLVITILFELLNIRLKRFSWYKFIFTSGILPIVVTVLFLGYGYYNINHVVATNYELSSDKIDDLKIIEIADLHMSTSINIDELKKYCDEMSELNADIVVLAGDIFDENTPLEDMIEASKVLSTIDNDLGIYYVYGNHDNGRYEGMTFGPEEIKENLENNGVTVLDDEVVCLDDVNIIGRKDASFWGNNPRLSSEELYQKIPEDKKYNYTILLDHQPLDLNENADVGVDLQLSGHTHGGQLFPMGIIQSLASDTLVSGSREIGDFTAITSSGIAGWRYPIKTGARSEYVVINVK, from the coding sequence ATGTACTTATATATGGGGTTAATTGCTATTATTCCAGGAATTATTTATTTTACATTTTTTATTACGCGTTTTTTACGTAATATATTAGGAATTCATACTAATCTTTTATATAGTATTGTCATTGGAATTATTGTTGCGATAATTTCTTTTCCTGCAATGAATACATTAGAGTTATATGGGGTTGTTTATTACCATCTTTTAGTCATTACAATTTTGTTTGAATTGTTAAATATTAGATTGAAAAGATTTTCTTGGTATAAATTTATTTTTACAAGTGGAATATTACCAATAGTAGTAACAGTTCTATTTTTAGGATATGGTTATTATAATATTAATCATGTTGTAGCAACAAATTATGAATTATCAAGTGATAAAATTGATGATTTGAAAATTATTGAAATTGCGGATTTACATATGTCAACTTCAATAAATATTGATGAATTAAAAAAGTACTGTGATGAAATGAGTGAATTAAATGCTGATATAGTTGTTTTAGCGGGGGATATTTTTGATGAAAATACGCCATTGGAAGATATGATTGAAGCAAGTAAAGTTTTATCGACAATTGATAATGATTTAGGTATTTATTATGTTTATGGTAATCACGATAATGGACGTTATGAAGGAATGACATTTGGACCAGAAGAAATTAAAGAAAATCTGGAAAATAATGGTGTAACAGTTTTGGATGATGAAGTTGTTTGTTTGGATGATGTTAATATTATTGGACGTAAAGATGCTAGTTTCTGGGGAAATAATCCACGTTTATCTTCTGAAGAATTATATCAAAAAATACCAGAAGATAAGAAATATAATTATACAATTTTGTTAGATCATCAACCATTAGATTTGAATGAGAATGCAGATGTTGGTGTTGATTTACAATTATCAGGACATACTCATGGTGGGCAATTATTTCCAATGGGAATTATTCAATCACTTGCAAGTGACACATTAGTTAGTGGCAGTAGAGAGATTGGAGATTTTACAGCAATTACATCATCAGGAATAGCTGGGTGGCGTTATCCTATTAAAACTGGAGCTCGTAGTGAGTATGTAGTTATTAATGTTAAATAA
- a CDS encoding 2-hydroxyacyl-CoA dehydratase: MKNYFMGIDVGSTTIKIYITDQDDNCIYSKYERHYSDIQATIKTLFNEVKEKFGNIKVVAVMTGSGGLSLSEYLGIKFVQEVIACTKTIETYIPECDVAIELGGEDAKITYFQGTLEQRMNGTCAGGTGAFIDQMASLLQTDAAGLNELAKNYQMIYPIASRCGVFAKTDVQPLINEGANKEDIAISIFQAVINQTISGLACGKPIRGKVAFLGGPLYFLDQLRKRFIETLNLKDDEVIFPDNSQLFVAMGATLLAKEEDKVSDIDGLLERLDNLDDSMISHENTLEPLFEDDVDRNKFINRHYIDKVRKNDINGYIGNVYLGLDVGSTTTKAVLIDENDSLLYSFYNSNEGSPLDVVVKIIKEVYDLLPPHVNLAYSGVTGYGEALIKAAFKVDMSEVETMAHYKAATYFKEDVSFILDIGGQDMKAIKIKDGVIQDILLNEACSSGCGSFIETFAKSLGYEVSEFANMALNSKAPIDLGSRCTVFMNSKVKQAQKEGAKIEDISAGLSYSVIKNALYKVIKLRSKDELGENILVQGGTFYNEAVLRAFEKEAGVNAIRPDIAGLMGAFGIARLARESYQGQPTTLLSKEELDKFSCHSEIRYCQKCTNHCMLTVSIFNDGSEFISGNRCERGANIPVPSKKLPNLFDYKYRRVFNYRSLSQEQASRGTVGIPRVLNMYENYPFWHTFFTKLGFRVVLSPRSSKSIYEKGIESIPSESVCYPAKLSHGHIEALIEKGIKYIFYPSLAYERKEFDNANNHYNCPVVTSYPEVIRNNVDNLDDNSIIYRNPFIDLSNPKTLFSNLKDELEAFNISDNDLKQAIDAGYDELSKCRKDIQEQGELVLKYIKENNMTGIVLAGRPYHVDPEINHGLADLITAEGMAVLTEDSICHLDKDLDQLRVVDQWTYHSRLYRAASYVASKSNLELIQLTSFGCGLDAVTSDQVAEILNARGKIYTLIKIDEGSNLGAIRIRIRSLKATIEKQAKNKKLIYPKYQPLKVPFTKKMKEEGYTILCPQMSPIHFQFVETAMQESGYNLVVLPSVDKGAVDAGLKYVNNDACYPSILVTGQIMEALLSGKYDLEKTAVIISQTGGGCRATNYIAFIRKALQDAGLSQIPVISANLQGLENNPGFKLTLPLVKKVIIGAMYGDLFMRVLYRVRPYEAVKGSANELYESWVKRCHENVKTGSISTFRKNVYQIVKEFDELSLLDIKKPRVGLVGEILVKFHPTANNEIVDIIEREGGEAVMPDLIDFFQYCFYSTDFENKHFHASKNAVRLCNLAVKFVDLLRYDMSKALKKSKRFDPPAKIEHLANKASTIVSIGNQTGEGWFLTGEMIELIESGAPNIVCMQPFGCLPNHVTGKGAIKALRKAYPESNIVAIDYDPGASEVNQLNRIKLMLSTAFKNMNKK; this comes from the coding sequence ATGAAGAATTATTTTATGGGAATTGACGTCGGGTCAACTACGATAAAGATTTATATTACAGATCAAGATGATAATTGTATTTATTCGAAATATGAAAGACATTATTCAGATATCCAGGCAACAATTAAAACATTATTTAATGAAGTAAAAGAAAAATTCGGTAATATTAAAGTTGTTGCTGTGATGACAGGATCAGGAGGTTTATCACTATCTGAATATTTAGGAATTAAGTTTGTTCAAGAGGTAATTGCTTGTACAAAGACAATTGAAACATATATTCCTGAATGTGATGTAGCCATTGAATTAGGTGGCGAAGATGCTAAAATTACTTATTTTCAAGGTACATTAGAACAAAGAATGAATGGTACTTGTGCTGGTGGTACAGGAGCGTTTATTGATCAAATGGCTTCGTTATTACAAACAGATGCAGCAGGATTGAATGAATTGGCAAAAAATTATCAGATGATTTATCCTATTGCTTCACGTTGTGGAGTATTTGCAAAAACTGATGTTCAGCCTTTAATTAATGAAGGTGCTAATAAAGAAGATATAGCTATTTCTATTTTCCAAGCAGTTATTAATCAAACAATTAGTGGATTAGCTTGTGGTAAGCCAATTCGTGGAAAAGTTGCATTTTTAGGTGGTCCGTTATATTTCTTGGATCAGTTAAGAAAACGTTTTATTGAAACTTTGAATCTTAAAGATGATGAAGTTATTTTTCCGGATAATTCTCAATTGTTTGTTGCGATGGGGGCAACATTGTTAGCTAAAGAAGAAGATAAGGTTAGTGATATTGATGGTCTATTAGAGAGATTGGATAATCTTGATGATAGTATGATAAGCCATGAAAATACGTTGGAACCTTTATTTGAAGATGATGTAGATAGAAATAAATTTATAAATCGTCATTATATAGATAAAGTTAGAAAAAATGATATTAATGGTTATATTGGTAATGTATATTTAGGACTTGATGTTGGATCAACAACAACTAAAGCAGTATTAATTGATGAAAATGATTCTTTATTATATTCATTTTATAATTCTAATGAAGGAAGTCCATTAGATGTTGTTGTTAAGATTATCAAAGAGGTATATGATCTTTTACCACCTCATGTTAACTTGGCATATAGTGGAGTTACTGGTTATGGTGAGGCCTTGATTAAAGCAGCTTTTAAAGTTGATATGAGTGAAGTTGAAACAATGGCTCATTATAAAGCAGCAACTTATTTTAAAGAAGATGTAAGTTTTATCTTGGATATTGGCGGTCAAGATATGAAAGCAATCAAGATAAAAGATGGTGTAATCCAAGACATCTTATTAAATGAAGCTTGTTCTAGTGGGTGTGGGTCTTTTATTGAAACATTTGCAAAGTCTTTAGGTTATGAGGTAAGTGAGTTTGCTAATATGGCTTTAAATTCTAAAGCGCCAATTGATTTGGGTAGCCGTTGTACAGTTTTTATGAACTCAAAAGTTAAACAAGCTCAAAAAGAAGGAGCTAAAATTGAAGATATTAGTGCAGGTTTATCTTATTCAGTTATTAAAAATGCATTGTATAAAGTTATTAAATTAAGAAGTAAAGATGAACTTGGTGAAAATATTTTAGTTCAGGGTGGTACTTTTTATAATGAAGCAGTTTTAAGAGCTTTTGAAAAAGAAGCAGGTGTTAATGCGATTAGACCAGATATCGCAGGATTAATGGGAGCATTTGGAATTGCACGATTAGCAAGAGAAAGTTATCAAGGACAACCAACGACATTATTAAGCAAAGAAGAATTAGATAAATTTAGTTGTCATAGTGAAATTAGATATTGTCAAAAATGTACTAATCATTGTATGTTGACGGTTTCAATTTTTAATGATGGTAGTGAATTTATCAGCGGTAATCGTTGTGAACGTGGGGCTAATATTCCTGTACCAAGTAAGAAATTACCAAATTTATTTGATTATAAATATCGCCGTGTATTTAATTATCGTTCTTTATCTCAAGAACAGGCAAGTAGAGGAACTGTAGGAATTCCTAGAGTATTGAATATGTATGAAAATTATCCATTCTGGCATACTTTCTTTACTAAATTAGGATTTAGAGTTGTTTTGTCGCCACGTTCTAGTAAAAGTATTTATGAAAAAGGGATAGAATCAATTCCATCTGAAAGTGTATGTTATCCAGCTAAATTGTCACATGGACATATTGAAGCATTAATTGAAAAAGGGATTAAATATATCTTTTATCCTAGCTTAGCTTATGAACGTAAGGAATTTGATAATGCTAATAACCATTATAATTGTCCAGTTGTTACATCATATCCTGAAGTTATTCGTAATAACGTCGATAATTTAGATGATAATTCAATTATATATCGTAATCCGTTTATAGATTTAAGTAATCCTAAGACACTATTTAGTAATTTAAAAGATGAATTAGAAGCATTTAATATTAGTGATAATGATTTAAAGCAAGCAATTGATGCTGGGTATGATGAATTATCAAAATGCCGTAAAGATATTCAAGAACAAGGAGAACTTGTTTTAAAATATATTAAAGAAAATAATATGACGGGCATTGTTCTAGCTGGTCGTCCATATCATGTTGATCCAGAAATTAATCATGGTCTAGCAGATTTAATTACAGCTGAAGGTATGGCGGTATTAACTGAAGATAGTATTTGTCATTTAGATAAAGATTTGGATCAATTAAGGGTAGTTGATCAATGGACATATCATTCTAGGTTATATCGTGCAGCATCATATGTAGCTTCAAAATCAAATCTTGAGTTGATTCAATTAACTTCTTTTGGTTGTGGGTTAGACGCTGTAACAAGTGATCAAGTAGCTGAAATTTTAAATGCACGTGGTAAAATTTATACTTTGATTAAAATTGATGAAGGTAGTAATTTAGGTGCAATTCGTATACGAATTCGTTCACTAAAAGCAACAATTGAAAAACAAGCCAAAAATAAAAAACTAATTTATCCAAAATATCAACCATTAAAAGTACCATTTACTAAAAAAATGAAAGAAGAAGGGTATACAATTCTTTGTCCACAAATGTCTCCAATTCATTTCCAATTTGTAGAAACAGCAATGCAAGAATCAGGTTATAATTTAGTTGTATTACCATCTGTTGATAAAGGAGCAGTAGATGCGGGATTAAAATATGTAAATAATGATGCATGTTATCCAAGTATTTTAGTTACGGGTCAGATAATGGAAGCTTTATTAAGTGGTAAATATGATTTAGAAAAAACGGCAGTTATTATTTCACAAACTGGTGGAGGGTGTCGTGCAACTAACTATATTGCATTTATTAGAAAAGCATTACAAGATGCTGGCTTGTCACAAATTCCGGTAATATCAGCAAATTTACAAGGGCTTGAAAATAATCCAGGATTTAAATTAACTTTACCATTAGTGAAAAAAGTAATTATTGGAGCAATGTATGGTGATTTGTTTATGAGAGTTTTATATCGAGTTAGACCATATGAGGCGGTAAAAGGAAGTGCTAATGAATTATATGAATCATGGGTTAAACGTTGTCACGAAAATGTTAAAACTGGAAGTATTTCTACTTTTAGAAAGAATGTTTACCAAATCGTAAAAGAATTTGATGAATTATCATTATTGGATATAAAGAAACCACGTGTTGGATTAGTTGGGGAGATATTGGTTAAATTCCATCCAACAGCAAATAATGAAATTGTTGATATAATTGAACGAGAAGGTGGAGAGGCAGTAATGCCTGATTTGATTGATTTCTTTCAATATTGTTTCTATAGCACTGATTTTGAAAATAAACATTTTCATGCTTCAAAAAATGCAGTTAGACTTTGTAATTTAGCAGTTAAATTTGTTGATTTATTACGTTATGATATGTCTAAAGCATTAAAGAAATCTAAACGTTTTGACCCACCTGCTAAAATTGAACATTTAGCTAATAAAGCTAGTACAATTGTATCAATTGGAAATCAAACTGGTGAAGGTTGGTTTTTAACTGGTGAAATGATTGAATTGATTGAATCTGGAGCACCAAATATTGTTTGTATGCAGCCGTTTGGTTGCTTGCCAAATCATGTTACTGGAAAAGGGGCAATTAAAGCTCTACGTAAGGCTTATCCTGAAAGTAATATTGTTGCAATTGATTATGATCCTGGAGCTAGTGAAGTTAATCAGTTAAATCGTATTAAGTTGATGTTGTCTACAGCATTTAAAAATATGAATAAAAAATAA
- a CDS encoding MarR family winged helix-turn-helix transcriptional regulator produces the protein MKKKKIGAEIRVLANLIGRNFNEINSGDECYDLTGPQSLILAYLYKHQNDDVFQKDIELEFNIRRSSATGVLKCLEAHDFIRRESINRDARLKKIILTKKAHEHREVLERHIDELEKILVRGLSQQEIDDLIKILGKVKRNLE, from the coding sequence ATGAAAAAAAAGAAAATAGGGGCGGAAATTAGGGTACTTGCTAATTTAATAGGGCGAAATTTTAATGAAATTAATTCTGGTGATGAATGTTATGATTTAACAGGGCCACAAAGTTTAATTTTAGCTTATTTGTATAAACATCAAAATGATGATGTTTTTCAAAAAGATATTGAATTAGAGTTTAATATTCGGCGCTCTAGCGCAACCGGTGTCTTAAAATGTTTAGAAGCACATGATTTTATAAGACGTGAAAGTATTAATCGAGATGCTCGATTAAAAAAAATTATTTTAACTAAAAAAGCTCATGAACATCGTGAAGTTTTAGAAAGACACATTGATGAACTAGAAAAAATATTAGTTAGAGGTTTAAGTCAGCAAGAAATCGATGACTTAATCAAAATACTTGGTAAAGTTAAAAGGAATTTGGAGTAG
- a CDS encoding O-antigen ligase family protein: MLFNRKYYKLCFIVYMFINTLALGYFGVGVNYMFVPLLIWAILIIGYDLYKGEFKLRSNYNILMVMQGIILLIATFLNNYSDFNSYVIALMQMVIYVLIFGNRASMNKNDIIDEVKLIIPLVNVLVGVASFVSICMYVIDFSDVANGWNLGMVGSRLCGVYFNSNPAAFLACITIVLALIAIRQKFKYKFWYLINIGIQIVYILLTKCRTALIILIVMILMIIYYFLIRRKVYATYKKVLFIVSLSCIIVFLSIFGQQITEIVPMFQGFTTEETSRFQIGKLEEAMHLLVSGNQEDFNKGLTIIDDVSNGRISLTKTAFEVWKTNPLIGVGANNFKKIGSQETNILEYWAVQVVHSHNVFLETLVATGIIGFVLFVIFFIKCVLMCFNVLKRSHGKAIYFIIQMFVVIVLSEFIGSLSDYGVFYIYSLSATLAWCFLGYLFVYQNLINTGKEDETL; encoded by the coding sequence ATGCTTTTTAATCGAAAATATTATAAGTTATGTTTTATTGTATATATGTTTATTAATACACTGGCATTAGGTTATTTTGGTGTTGGTGTAAATTATATGTTTGTGCCGTTATTAATTTGGGCGATATTAATTATTGGATATGATTTATATAAAGGTGAATTTAAATTAAGAAGTAATTATAATATTTTGATGGTCATGCAAGGTATTATTTTACTAATAGCAACTTTTTTAAATAATTATAGTGATTTTAATTCTTATGTTATCGCTTTAATGCAAATGGTTATATATGTGCTGATTTTTGGGAATCGAGCCTCAATGAATAAGAATGACATTATTGATGAAGTTAAGTTAATTATTCCTTTGGTTAATGTTCTAGTTGGAGTGGCATCGTTTGTTTCTATTTGTATGTATGTAATTGATTTTTCAGATGTCGCTAATGGATGGAATTTAGGAATGGTTGGTAGTCGATTGTGTGGTGTGTATTTTAATAGTAATCCAGCAGCATTTTTAGCTTGTATTACGATTGTCTTAGCGTTAATTGCAATTAGGCAAAAGTTTAAGTATAAGTTTTGGTATTTAATAAACATTGGAATACAGATAGTATATATTCTTTTAACGAAATGCCGAACAGCATTAATTATTTTAATTGTAATGATTTTAATGATTATTTATTATTTTTTAATTAGACGGAAAGTATATGCAACTTATAAGAAGGTTTTATTTATAGTATCACTATCTTGTATAATTGTTTTTTTAAGTATTTTTGGTCAACAAATTACTGAAATTGTGCCAATGTTTCAAGGATTTACAACTGAAGAAACTAGCCGTTTTCAAATTGGTAAGCTTGAAGAAGCGATGCATTTATTAGTATCAGGGAATCAAGAAGACTTTAACAAAGGATTAACAATAATTGATGATGTATCAAATGGAAGAATATCACTAACAAAAACTGCTTTTGAAGTTTGGAAAACAAACCCATTAATAGGAGTTGGAGCTAATAATTTTAAAAAGATTGGTAGTCAGGAAACAAATATTTTAGAATATTGGGCAGTACAAGTTGTTCATAGTCATAATGTTTTTTTGGAAACATTAGTAGCTACAGGAATCATTGGGTTTGTGTTATTTGTGATTTTCTTTATCAAATGTGTTTTGATGTGTTTTAATGTTTTAAAAAGAAGTCATGGAAAAGCAATATATTTTATTATACAAATGTTTGTTGTAATTGTTTTAAGTGAATTTATTGGAAGTTTATCTGATTATGGGGTATTTTATATTTACTCTTTGTCAGCTACACTTGCATGGTGTTTTTTAGGGTATCTATTTGTTTATCAAAATTTAATAAATACTGGTAAAGAAGATGAAACTTTATAA